A portion of the Channa argus isolate prfri chromosome 19, Channa argus male v1.0, whole genome shotgun sequence genome contains these proteins:
- the mcmdc2 gene encoding minichromosome maintenance domain-containing protein 2: MADTLSLKESVLVYLDRSGGLQKLTEDCKPFKNPQHIVAVYRFCVRVNPSDLIEVDPVLGDCVLHDPLRATALFQSVCFLAIKTLSLVENIHTENQVNVILKVTHLPPFPEYTMDLSSIPCVYSPMRLVSMEGLVIAMTRVTKYTQGARFLCINDDCPCSTGFHHIRVHSPGATESATVRNDFSCMICSSHLKEDVKFRVLGDKQLVELIHVKALDALTANQQNSLRYQSVTVFLRDDLCNSMRIGQLYRVVGIPAHVHQWPDITCSVEANSIQLLEPQCPHQISASFQELLKATARFPWRFTAILAHCFGLEVAPPGLYNTLKLALLLSLVQTRADTKDTCHNLDLLVVTPDTYILDRLMAYSLSLACRGVRHQATGEMFASVSRDEHGAGTANIHAGSALLATGGICMVGDLGYYKKDRLDAIQSVLENRAVSIFIPGKKYGEDADQQLSIPLQCSFWALTDSSQRPGRVDSTLLGTVDMGPIPIQLADAFGLVVQCKDMVGEQALLTQAVHTLWQAVQPEESLYTSFREFSNQDYLELVAYAQSLQVELSPEAEKLIHGYYMASRRARTQSQGVKMSVASIKLLVSLAEAHCKLCLRTQVLEEDAVIAVLFCENSVTLKHGSSGLVIPPDAVFPCELGDVDSLHRRDITLDELHQNILHFIYTYAPGADKYITEE, translated from the exons ATGGCTGACACTTTATCGTTGAAAGAATCTGTTCTGGTCTACTTGGACAGAAGTGGTGGCCTTCAGAAACTGACTGAAGACTGCAAGCCATTCAAAA ACCCCCAACACATAGTAGCAGTGTACAGGTTTTGTGTCCGCGTGAATCCTTCTGATTTGATAGAGGTGGATCCTGTACTCGGTGACTGTGTTCTCCATGACCCCTTAAGAGCAACAGCTTTGTTTCAGTCT GTTTGCTTCCTGGCCATAAAGACACTTTCACTGGTtgaaaatatacacacagaaaaccag GTGAATGTAATCCTGAAGGTGACGCACCTGCCTCCGTTCCCCGAGTACACAATGGACCTCAGTAGCATTCCTTGTGTATACAGCCCCATGAGACTTGTCTCCATGGAAGGACTAGTCATTGCTATGACAAGGGTCACAAAATACACCCAAGGAGCCAGGTTTCTCTGCATTAATGATGACTGTCCCTGCTCCACAG GTTTCCACCACATTCGAGTGCATTCACCCGGAGCCACAGAGTCAGCTACCGTCAGAAATGACTTCAGCTGCATGATATGCAGCTCCCACTTGAAGGAGGATGTTAAATTCCGAGTTTTGGGGg acaaacagcttGTGGAGCTGATCCATGTAAAAGCATTGGATGCTTTAACAGCCAATCAGCAAAACTCGCTCAGATATCAATCTGTGACAGTGTTTCTCAGAG ATGACCTGTGTAACTCGATGAGAATTGGTCAGCTCTACAGGGTGGTAGGCATTCCTGCTCACGTGCACCAGTGGCCTGACATTACCTGTAGCGTAGAGGCAAATAGCATCCAACTGTTGGAACCACAGT GTCCTCATCAAATCAGTGCCAGCTTCCAGGAGTTGTTAAAGGCCACAGCTCGTTTTCCCTGGCGGTTCACTGCTATCTTAGCTCATTGCTTTGGGTTGGAAGTGGCTCCTCCAGGCTTGTACAACACACTAAAACTGGCTTTGTTGCTCAGCTTGGTGCAGACCAGAGCAGATACAAAAGACACATGCCACAACTTAGATCTCCTAGTTGTCACCCCTGACACTTACATATTAGACAG ACTAATGGCATATAGCTTGAGCTTGGCGTGTCGAGGGGTCAGGCATCAGGCCACAGGGGAGATGTTTGCGTCTGTGTCTCGTGATGAACATGGAGCAGGCACTGCTAATATCCATGCTGGGTCTGCACTGCTAGCCACAGGGGGGATTTGCATGGTGGGAGATCTTGGATATTACAAAAAGGACAGGCTGGATGCGATTCAATCAG ttttagagaACCGTGCAGTGTCTATTTTCATCCCAGGCAAGAAGTATGGTGAGGATGCTGACCAGCAGCTTTCCATTCCACTCCAGTGCAGCTTCTGGGCCCTCACGGACTCATCACAGCGGCCTGGAAGGGTAGACAGCACCTTACTAGGAACAGTG GATATGGGCCCGATACCAATTCAGCTGGCAGATGCTTTTGGCCTTGTCGTCCAGTGTAAGGACATGGTTGGAGAGCAAGCACTGCTTACTCAGGCTGTCCACACCCTCTGGCAGGCAGTACAGCCTGAAGAATCCCTGTACACATCCTTCAGGGAATTTTCTAATCAAGACTATTTAGAG CTGGTAGCCTATGCACAAAGCTTGCAAGTGGAACTTagtcctgaagcagagaaacTTATCCATGGTTATTACATGGCCAGCCGTAGAGCACGAACCCAGAGTCAGGGTGTTAAAATGTCTGTCGCCTCTATCAAACTGCT GGTCTCTTTAGCTGAGGCCCACTGCAAGCTGTGTCTGAGAACACAAGTACTTGAGGAAGATGCTGTGATTGCTGTACTCTTTTGTGAAAACTCAGTCACTCTCAAGCACG GGTCCTCTGGTCTTGTTATTCCACCTGATGCAGTGTTTCCTTGTGAACTGGGAGATGTTGATAGTTTGCACAGAAGAGACATAACACTGGATGAGCTCCACCAGAATATTCTGCACTTCATTTATACTTATGCACCAGGAGCTGACAAATACATTACAGAGGAGTAA
- the sgk3 gene encoding serine/threonine-protein kinase Sgk3, with the protein MPTEPKMEEQSSLPNVSIPCHNEQRDKKKRYTVYKVIVSVGQHEWFVFRRYAEFDKLYNTLRKQFSSMNLKIPAKRIFGDNFDPEFIKQRRAGLHEFIKRIVSHPQLCNHPDVKTFLLMDRIQNFSDASEDEDDKNNSTSRNINLGPSGNPHAKPTDFDFLKVIGKGSFGKVFLAKRKHDEKYYAVKVLQKNVILNRKEQKHIMAERNVLLKNVKHPFLVGLHYSFQTTDKLYFVLDFINGGELFFHLQKERTFPEPRAKFYIAEMASALGYLHSLNIVYRDLKPENILLDHEGHIVLTDFGLCKEGISQKDTTTTFCGTPEYLAPEVLRKQPYVNTVDWWCLGSVLYEMLFGLPPFYSRDTHEMYDNILHKPLVIRPGASTAAWSLLHGLLEKDGKHRLGSRDDVNEIKAHDFFSSINWNDLENKKIHPPFTPKVSSYSDISNFDPEFTDEVVPNSVCWSQEHSIVNASVMEADDAFVGFSYAPPSDDSFL; encoded by the exons ATGCCAACGGAACCTAAGATGGAGGAGCAATCTAGTCTCCCCAATGTGAGCATACCGTGCCACAATGAGCAGAGAGACAAGAAAAAGCGTTACACG GTTTATAAAGTAATAGTCTCTGTTGGACAGCATGAATGGTTTGTCTTCAGGCGATATGCAGAGTTCGATAAACTCTACAACACA TTGAGGAAACAGTTTTCATCTATGAACTTGAAAATTCCAGCTAAGAGAATATTTGGAGATAATTTTGACCCAG AGTTCATAAAGCAAAGAAGAGCAGGGCTACATGAGTTTATCAAGCGAATTGTCTCACATCCTCAGCTTTGCAACCA TCCAGATGTGAAGACCTTTCTACTGATGGACAGAATTCAGAACTTCTCCGATGCCTCTGAGGATGAAGATGACAAA AACAATTCTACCTCCAGAAACATTAACCTAGGACCCTCTGGAAACCCACA tgccaAGCCCAcagactttgactttttaaaggTCATAGGAAAGGGGAGTTTTGGGAAG GTTTTCcttgcaaaaagaaaacacgaTGAAAAATATTATGCAGTCAAGGTcttacagaaaaatgtcattctCAACAGAAAAGAG caaaaacacatcATGGCCGAGCGCAACGTTCTGCTGAAGAATGTGAAACACCCTTTCCTGGTTGGACTTCATTACTCTTTCCAGACCACAGACAAGTTATACTTTGTCTTGGATTTCATCAATGGAGGAGAA CTGTTCTTCCATCTTCAAAAAGAGCGGACCTTTCCAGAGCCCAGAGCAAAATTCTACATCGCTGAAATGGCAAGTGCACTGGGATATCTGCACTCTCTAAACATTGTTTACAG AGACTTGAAGCCAGAAAACATCCTTCTAGACCATGAA GGGCATATCGTTTTGACTGACTTTGGATTGTGCAAGGAAGGCATCTCCCAGAAAGATACCACCACTACATTTTGTGGAACTCCTGAG TACCTAGCTCCAGAGGTCCTAAGGAAGCAGCCATATGTTAATACAGTAGACTGGTGGTGTTTGGGCTCAGTGCTGTATGAAATGCTCTTCGGTCTG CCACCATTTTACAGCAGGGACACACACGAGATGTATGATAACATTCTCCACAAGCCACTGGTGATCCGTCCTGGTGCATCCACCGCAGCCTGGTCTCTCCTCCATGGTCTGCTAGAGAAAGATGGCAAACATAGACTGGGGTCAAGGGATGATGTT AATGAGATAAAAGCACATGACTTCTTCTCCTCCATAAACTGGAACGACCTCGAAAATAAGAAGATCCATCCCCCATTCACACCCAAAGTG agctcTTACAGTGATATCTCAAACTTCGATCCTGAGTTCACAGATGAGGTGGTCCCAAACTCCGTCTGTTGGTCTCAAGAACATTCTATAGTGAACGCCAGCGTAATGGAGGCTGATGATGCCTTTGTGGGCTTTTCGTACGCCCCACCTTCTGATGACTCTTTCCTATAA
- the mybl1 gene encoding myb-related protein A isoform X3, giving the protein MDNVKSRSNDEDEELPSTDPESKEKSKNKKTLCKVKWSRDEDEKLKKLVEQHGTDSWKLIANFFPGRTDGQCQHRWQKVLNPELVKGPWTKEEDQKVIDLVHKYGPKRWSVIAKHLQGRIGKQCRERWHNHLNPEVKKSSWTQEEDRIIYEAHKRLGNRWAEISKLLPGRTDNSIKNHWNSTMRRKVEHEGYLQDGCKTFSSSHTSGKRRHNRPCPPAPTESQHSDRSPLPISGPNQMVGYPYDPHSEHLMENVPDNTGFIPSLEQYSAWSDNVSEDTLTTSSSSLEEQAEARSWRGPDITQGPSAQLPVSPSKFLAVEASTVLSTLQTIPEFAETMELIDSICFGLQDPVAWSEVASFELSETATPPRHNQAGYTTLLQERTSDKSMGYAVNTPATITGHDENITSFGLGNENSLTPTNSAKPSQVSFGRRRKRHRGEPPPLCDSTCFTFLENISNSPKKTPTKSLPFTPSRFCNISATEHLNLDNPPFTSTPVCGQRCLHNTPLHKETTHKHEKENDGSRTPKFRKTVMIPTPRTPTPFKNALAAQEKMHGPLKMEPQPLSFLEEDIREVLKQETGADIFNRADIQQDYRTWKHMDGAARKVRKSLVLDPWDKDCLSGQIFREQLNNSQVPDESLLTRSSLITSIPEQEDSSRPLISDRGESPLAPVHPPCFTSPQAKKPLTTHKASKHNTLQVSEWEAVVYGKTEDQLIMTEQARQYLNPYLSSGSTSRALVL; this is encoded by the exons ATGGACAACGTGAAATCACGCAG caatgatgaggatgaagagctCCCCTCCACAGACCCAGAGAGTAAAGagaagagcaaaaataaaaagacactgtGCAAAGTAAAGTGGTCCAGAGATGAG gatgaaaagctgaaaaagctCGTTGAGCAACATGGAACAGACTCCTGGAAGTTAATAGCTAACTTTTTTCCA GGGAGGACAGATGGCCAGTGTCAGCACCGCTGGCAGAAGGTACTCAACCCAGAGCTGGTGAAAGGACCCTGGACAAAAGAAGAGGATCAAAAG GTTATTGACCTGGTTCACAAGTATGGCCCTAAGCGCTGGTCGGTGATAGCAAAGCACCTCCAGGGACGGATTGGAAAGCAGTGCCGTGAACGGTGGCACAATCACCTCAACCCAGAGGTGAAAAAGTCTTCTTGGACTCAAGAAGAAGATCGAATCATCTATGAGGCCCACAAACGGCTTGGCAACCGTTGGGCAGAGATTTCCAAACTCCTTCCTGGCCG AACAGACAACTCCATCAAAAACCACTGGAACTCTACTATGAGGAGGAAGGTTGAACATGAGGGCTACCTGCAAGATGGCTGCAAGACTTTCAGTTCATCTCATACTAGCGGGAAGAGACGCCACAACAGGCCATGTCCCCCGGCTCCAACAGAGTCTCAGCACTCTGACCGCAGTCCCCTTCCTATATCAGGACCCAATCAG atggtgggatacCCATATGATCCTCACAGTGAACACTTAATGGAGAATGTTCCTGACAATACAGGCTTTATACCA AGTTTGGAGCAGTATTCAGCCTGGTCAGACAATGTGTCAGAGGACACATTGACAACAAGTAGCAGCAGTCTGGAAGAGCAGGCAGAGGCAAGATCTTGGAGAGGCCCTGATATCACACAGGGACCTTCAGCACAGCTTCCTGTCTCCCCTAGCAAGTTCCTGGCTGTGGAAGCAAGCACTGTGCTTTCAACTCTCCAGACCATACCAGAGTTTGCTGAGACCATGGAGCTCATTGACTCA ATATGTTTTGGTCTGCAGGACCCTGTTGCATGGAGTGAGGTGGCCAGTTTCGAACTGTCAGAAACAGCAACACCGCCCAGGCACAACCAAGCAGGATACACCACTCTACTGCAAGAGAGAACAAGTGACAAGTCAATGGGCTATGCAGTCAACACTCCAGCTACTATCACAGGCCATGATGAGAACATTACTTCATTTGGTCTGGGCAATGAGAACTCCCTGACTCCCACCAACTCAGCAAAACCTTCCCAGGTGTCTTTtgggaggagaagaaaaagacatcGAGGGGAACCACCTCCTTTGTGTGACAGTACCTGCTTCACCTTCTTGGAAAATATCTCAAATTCTCCCAAGAAAACACCCACGAAGTCACTGCCCTTCACCCCCTCCCga TTCTGCAACATATCAGCAACAGAGCATCTAAATTTAGATAACCCTCCCTTCACCTCAACTCCTGTGTGTGGTCAAAGGTGTCTCCACAACACGCCGCTCCATAAAGAAACCACACATAAGCACGAGAAAGAAAATGATGG TTCCAGGACCCCTAAATTTCGCAAAACTGTAATGATTCCAACCCCAAGGACACCCACTCCCTTCAAAAATGCTTTGGCTGCCCAGGAGAAAATGCATGGGCCAttgaagatggag ccaCAGCCTTTGTCATTTTTGGAGGAAGACATTCGAGAAGTTCTCAAACAAGAGACTGGAGCAGACATCTTCAACAGAGCAGACATTCAGCAAGACTACAGAACATGGAAACAT ATGGATGGTGCAGCTAGAAAAGTACGGAAGTCCCTTGTGCTGGACCCCTGGGATAAAGACTGCCTCAGCGGGCAAATCTTCCGAGAGCAGCTCAACAATTCACAA GTGCCAGATGAAAGTCTACTGACAAGATCCTCACTGATTACTTCAATCCCTGAGCAAGAGGATAGTAGCCGACCTTTAATTTCTGACAGAGGGGAATCCCCTCTAGCCCCTGTGCACCCCCCTTGCTTTACAAGCCCTCAAGCAAAGAAGCCCCTAACCACTCACAAAGCATCAAAACACAACACTTTACAG GTGAGTGAGTGGGAAGCAGTGGTTTATGGGAAGACAGAGGACCAGCTGATCATGACAGAACAGGCTCGGCAGTACCTGAACCCTTACCTATCGTCTGGCTCTACTTCAAGGGCTCTTGTGCTTTAA
- the mybl1 gene encoding myb-related protein A isoform X2, translating into MDNVKSRSNDEDEELPSTDPESKEKSKNKKTLCKVKWSRDEDEKLKKLVEQHGTDSWKLIANFFPGRTDGQCQHRWQKVLNPELVKGPWTKEEDQKVIDLVHKYGPKRWSVIAKHLQGRIGKQCRERWHNHLNPEVKKSSWTQEEDRIIYEAHKRLGNRWAEISKLLPGRTDNSIKNHWNSTMRRKVEHEGYLQDGCKTFSSSHTSGKRRHNRPCPPAPTESQHSDRSPLPISGPNQMVGYPYDPHSEHLMENVPDNTGFIPPSCLDDPDKEQRIKELELLLMSAENEVQRQVQCRGPCSLEQYSAWSDNVSEDTLTTSSSSLEEQAEARSWRGPDITQGPSAQLPVSPSKFLAVEASTVLSTLQTIPEFAETMELIDSDPVAWSEVASFELSETATPPRHNQAGYTTLLQERTSDKSMGYAVNTPATITGHDENITSFGLGNENSLTPTNSAKPSQVSFGRRRKRHRGEPPPLCDSTCFTFLENISNSPKKTPTKSLPFTPSRFCNISATEHLNLDNPPFTSTPVCGQRCLHNTPLHKETTHKHEKENDGSRTPKFRKTVMIPTPRTPTPFKNALAAQEKMHGPLKMEPQPLSFLEEDIREVLKQETGADIFNRADIQQDYRTWKHMDGAARKVRKSLVLDPWDKDCLSGQIFREQLNNSQVPDESLLTRSSLITSIPEQEDSSRPLISDRGESPLAPVHPPCFTSPQAKKPLTTHKASKHNTLQVSEWEAVVYGKTEDQLIMTEQARQYLNPYLSSGSTSRALVL; encoded by the exons ATGGACAACGTGAAATCACGCAG caatgatgaggatgaagagctCCCCTCCACAGACCCAGAGAGTAAAGagaagagcaaaaataaaaagacactgtGCAAAGTAAAGTGGTCCAGAGATGAG gatgaaaagctgaaaaagctCGTTGAGCAACATGGAACAGACTCCTGGAAGTTAATAGCTAACTTTTTTCCA GGGAGGACAGATGGCCAGTGTCAGCACCGCTGGCAGAAGGTACTCAACCCAGAGCTGGTGAAAGGACCCTGGACAAAAGAAGAGGATCAAAAG GTTATTGACCTGGTTCACAAGTATGGCCCTAAGCGCTGGTCGGTGATAGCAAAGCACCTCCAGGGACGGATTGGAAAGCAGTGCCGTGAACGGTGGCACAATCACCTCAACCCAGAGGTGAAAAAGTCTTCTTGGACTCAAGAAGAAGATCGAATCATCTATGAGGCCCACAAACGGCTTGGCAACCGTTGGGCAGAGATTTCCAAACTCCTTCCTGGCCG AACAGACAACTCCATCAAAAACCACTGGAACTCTACTATGAGGAGGAAGGTTGAACATGAGGGCTACCTGCAAGATGGCTGCAAGACTTTCAGTTCATCTCATACTAGCGGGAAGAGACGCCACAACAGGCCATGTCCCCCGGCTCCAACAGAGTCTCAGCACTCTGACCGCAGTCCCCTTCCTATATCAGGACCCAATCAG atggtgggatacCCATATGATCCTCACAGTGAACACTTAATGGAGAATGTTCCTGACAATACAGGCTTTATACCA CCATCCTGCCTGGATGATCCTGACAAAGAGCAAAGAATTAAGGAGCTTGAGCTGCTGCTTATGTCAGCAGAGAATGAAGTCCAACGACAAGTGCAGTGCAGAGGTCCATGT AGTTTGGAGCAGTATTCAGCCTGGTCAGACAATGTGTCAGAGGACACATTGACAACAAGTAGCAGCAGTCTGGAAGAGCAGGCAGAGGCAAGATCTTGGAGAGGCCCTGATATCACACAGGGACCTTCAGCACAGCTTCCTGTCTCCCCTAGCAAGTTCCTGGCTGTGGAAGCAAGCACTGTGCTTTCAACTCTCCAGACCATACCAGAGTTTGCTGAGACCATGGAGCTCATTGACTCA GACCCTGTTGCATGGAGTGAGGTGGCCAGTTTCGAACTGTCAGAAACAGCAACACCGCCCAGGCACAACCAAGCAGGATACACCACTCTACTGCAAGAGAGAACAAGTGACAAGTCAATGGGCTATGCAGTCAACACTCCAGCTACTATCACAGGCCATGATGAGAACATTACTTCATTTGGTCTGGGCAATGAGAACTCCCTGACTCCCACCAACTCAGCAAAACCTTCCCAGGTGTCTTTtgggaggagaagaaaaagacatcGAGGGGAACCACCTCCTTTGTGTGACAGTACCTGCTTCACCTTCTTGGAAAATATCTCAAATTCTCCCAAGAAAACACCCACGAAGTCACTGCCCTTCACCCCCTCCCga TTCTGCAACATATCAGCAACAGAGCATCTAAATTTAGATAACCCTCCCTTCACCTCAACTCCTGTGTGTGGTCAAAGGTGTCTCCACAACACGCCGCTCCATAAAGAAACCACACATAAGCACGAGAAAGAAAATGATGG TTCCAGGACCCCTAAATTTCGCAAAACTGTAATGATTCCAACCCCAAGGACACCCACTCCCTTCAAAAATGCTTTGGCTGCCCAGGAGAAAATGCATGGGCCAttgaagatggag ccaCAGCCTTTGTCATTTTTGGAGGAAGACATTCGAGAAGTTCTCAAACAAGAGACTGGAGCAGACATCTTCAACAGAGCAGACATTCAGCAAGACTACAGAACATGGAAACAT ATGGATGGTGCAGCTAGAAAAGTACGGAAGTCCCTTGTGCTGGACCCCTGGGATAAAGACTGCCTCAGCGGGCAAATCTTCCGAGAGCAGCTCAACAATTCACAA GTGCCAGATGAAAGTCTACTGACAAGATCCTCACTGATTACTTCAATCCCTGAGCAAGAGGATAGTAGCCGACCTTTAATTTCTGACAGAGGGGAATCCCCTCTAGCCCCTGTGCACCCCCCTTGCTTTACAAGCCCTCAAGCAAAGAAGCCCCTAACCACTCACAAAGCATCAAAACACAACACTTTACAG GTGAGTGAGTGGGAAGCAGTGGTTTATGGGAAGACAGAGGACCAGCTGATCATGACAGAACAGGCTCGGCAGTACCTGAACCCTTACCTATCGTCTGGCTCTACTTCAAGGGCTCTTGTGCTTTAA
- the mybl1 gene encoding myb-related protein A isoform X1, protein MDNVKSRSNDEDEELPSTDPESKEKSKNKKTLCKVKWSRDEDEKLKKLVEQHGTDSWKLIANFFPGRTDGQCQHRWQKVLNPELVKGPWTKEEDQKVIDLVHKYGPKRWSVIAKHLQGRIGKQCRERWHNHLNPEVKKSSWTQEEDRIIYEAHKRLGNRWAEISKLLPGRTDNSIKNHWNSTMRRKVEHEGYLQDGCKTFSSSHTSGKRRHNRPCPPAPTESQHSDRSPLPISGPNQMVGYPYDPHSEHLMENVPDNTGFIPPSCLDDPDKEQRIKELELLLMSAENEVQRQVQCRGPCSLEQYSAWSDNVSEDTLTTSSSSLEEQAEARSWRGPDITQGPSAQLPVSPSKFLAVEASTVLSTLQTIPEFAETMELIDSICFGLQDPVAWSEVASFELSETATPPRHNQAGYTTLLQERTSDKSMGYAVNTPATITGHDENITSFGLGNENSLTPTNSAKPSQVSFGRRRKRHRGEPPPLCDSTCFTFLENISNSPKKTPTKSLPFTPSRFCNISATEHLNLDNPPFTSTPVCGQRCLHNTPLHKETTHKHEKENDGSRTPKFRKTVMIPTPRTPTPFKNALAAQEKMHGPLKMEPQPLSFLEEDIREVLKQETGADIFNRADIQQDYRTWKHMDGAARKVRKSLVLDPWDKDCLSGQIFREQLNNSQVPDESLLTRSSLITSIPEQEDSSRPLISDRGESPLAPVHPPCFTSPQAKKPLTTHKASKHNTLQVSEWEAVVYGKTEDQLIMTEQARQYLNPYLSSGSTSRALVL, encoded by the exons ATGGACAACGTGAAATCACGCAG caatgatgaggatgaagagctCCCCTCCACAGACCCAGAGAGTAAAGagaagagcaaaaataaaaagacactgtGCAAAGTAAAGTGGTCCAGAGATGAG gatgaaaagctgaaaaagctCGTTGAGCAACATGGAACAGACTCCTGGAAGTTAATAGCTAACTTTTTTCCA GGGAGGACAGATGGCCAGTGTCAGCACCGCTGGCAGAAGGTACTCAACCCAGAGCTGGTGAAAGGACCCTGGACAAAAGAAGAGGATCAAAAG GTTATTGACCTGGTTCACAAGTATGGCCCTAAGCGCTGGTCGGTGATAGCAAAGCACCTCCAGGGACGGATTGGAAAGCAGTGCCGTGAACGGTGGCACAATCACCTCAACCCAGAGGTGAAAAAGTCTTCTTGGACTCAAGAAGAAGATCGAATCATCTATGAGGCCCACAAACGGCTTGGCAACCGTTGGGCAGAGATTTCCAAACTCCTTCCTGGCCG AACAGACAACTCCATCAAAAACCACTGGAACTCTACTATGAGGAGGAAGGTTGAACATGAGGGCTACCTGCAAGATGGCTGCAAGACTTTCAGTTCATCTCATACTAGCGGGAAGAGACGCCACAACAGGCCATGTCCCCCGGCTCCAACAGAGTCTCAGCACTCTGACCGCAGTCCCCTTCCTATATCAGGACCCAATCAG atggtgggatacCCATATGATCCTCACAGTGAACACTTAATGGAGAATGTTCCTGACAATACAGGCTTTATACCA CCATCCTGCCTGGATGATCCTGACAAAGAGCAAAGAATTAAGGAGCTTGAGCTGCTGCTTATGTCAGCAGAGAATGAAGTCCAACGACAAGTGCAGTGCAGAGGTCCATGT AGTTTGGAGCAGTATTCAGCCTGGTCAGACAATGTGTCAGAGGACACATTGACAACAAGTAGCAGCAGTCTGGAAGAGCAGGCAGAGGCAAGATCTTGGAGAGGCCCTGATATCACACAGGGACCTTCAGCACAGCTTCCTGTCTCCCCTAGCAAGTTCCTGGCTGTGGAAGCAAGCACTGTGCTTTCAACTCTCCAGACCATACCAGAGTTTGCTGAGACCATGGAGCTCATTGACTCA ATATGTTTTGGTCTGCAGGACCCTGTTGCATGGAGTGAGGTGGCCAGTTTCGAACTGTCAGAAACAGCAACACCGCCCAGGCACAACCAAGCAGGATACACCACTCTACTGCAAGAGAGAACAAGTGACAAGTCAATGGGCTATGCAGTCAACACTCCAGCTACTATCACAGGCCATGATGAGAACATTACTTCATTTGGTCTGGGCAATGAGAACTCCCTGACTCCCACCAACTCAGCAAAACCTTCCCAGGTGTCTTTtgggaggagaagaaaaagacatcGAGGGGAACCACCTCCTTTGTGTGACAGTACCTGCTTCACCTTCTTGGAAAATATCTCAAATTCTCCCAAGAAAACACCCACGAAGTCACTGCCCTTCACCCCCTCCCga TTCTGCAACATATCAGCAACAGAGCATCTAAATTTAGATAACCCTCCCTTCACCTCAACTCCTGTGTGTGGTCAAAGGTGTCTCCACAACACGCCGCTCCATAAAGAAACCACACATAAGCACGAGAAAGAAAATGATGG TTCCAGGACCCCTAAATTTCGCAAAACTGTAATGATTCCAACCCCAAGGACACCCACTCCCTTCAAAAATGCTTTGGCTGCCCAGGAGAAAATGCATGGGCCAttgaagatggag ccaCAGCCTTTGTCATTTTTGGAGGAAGACATTCGAGAAGTTCTCAAACAAGAGACTGGAGCAGACATCTTCAACAGAGCAGACATTCAGCAAGACTACAGAACATGGAAACAT ATGGATGGTGCAGCTAGAAAAGTACGGAAGTCCCTTGTGCTGGACCCCTGGGATAAAGACTGCCTCAGCGGGCAAATCTTCCGAGAGCAGCTCAACAATTCACAA GTGCCAGATGAAAGTCTACTGACAAGATCCTCACTGATTACTTCAATCCCTGAGCAAGAGGATAGTAGCCGACCTTTAATTTCTGACAGAGGGGAATCCCCTCTAGCCCCTGTGCACCCCCCTTGCTTTACAAGCCCTCAAGCAAAGAAGCCCCTAACCACTCACAAAGCATCAAAACACAACACTTTACAG GTGAGTGAGTGGGAAGCAGTGGTTTATGGGAAGACAGAGGACCAGCTGATCATGACAGAACAGGCTCGGCAGTACCTGAACCCTTACCTATCGTCTGGCTCTACTTCAAGGGCTCTTGTGCTTTAA